One window from the genome of Cyclobacterium amurskyense encodes:
- a CDS encoding nucleoside deaminase encodes MELFSDEYWMNEALKQAKIAAEEGEIPVGAVIVVKNRIIAKAYNQTEKLTDVTAHAEILAITAAANALGSKYLPECKLYVTLEPCIMCAGASYWAQLGELHYGASDPRRGFSKTDISIIHPKTKLHSGLLQEESKNLLQTFFKNLRN; translated from the coding sequence TTGGAATTGTTTTCGGACGAATATTGGATGAATGAAGCCCTAAAGCAAGCAAAAATAGCTGCTGAGGAGGGAGAAATACCAGTAGGGGCAGTAATTGTAGTTAAAAATAGAATCATTGCCAAAGCTTACAACCAAACTGAAAAACTTACTGATGTCACTGCACATGCAGAGATATTGGCCATAACTGCAGCGGCCAATGCGCTAGGTTCCAAATACCTCCCTGAATGCAAATTGTACGTGACCCTAGAACCTTGCATTATGTGTGCTGGAGCATCGTACTGGGCACAACTCGGTGAATTGCATTATGGGGCCTCGGATCCAAGGCGTGGTTTTTCCAAGACGGACATCTCCATCATTCACCCTAAAACTAAATTGCATAGCGGCCTTTTACAGGAGGAATCAAAGAATTTATTACAAACATTTTTTAAAAATCTAAGAAATTAG